One genomic segment of Ignavibacteriota bacterium includes these proteins:
- a CDS encoding DUF2088 domain-containing protein, which yields MILFARGSENDILDSQILKEALFTSFEKLGNKNKVLAIPPDFTRYHSRAGELTTISYEFYKNNLTDILPALGTHFAMTEKEINKMFPGIPHNLFRVHNWRNDLFTLGKVPSEFVKEVSEGKIDYDWPAQVNKLIVEGNFDLILSIGQVVPHEVVGMANYNKNIFVGTGGAEGINKSHFLGAAYGMERMMGRADTPVRKVLNYASDNFTKQLPIIYVQTVVGKDQTGKLVVRGLYIGDDFECFKLAAELSLKVNFQMLDNPLKKVVVFLDPSEFKSTWLGNKSIYRTRMAIEDDGELIVLAPGLREFGEDPGIDKLIRKYGYVTTPEVLKFVKNNDDLKNNLSAAAHLIHGSSEGRFKISYCPGNISQKEIESVNFNYADLNEMLKIYNPEKLKDGFNTMPNGEEIFYISNPALGLWAWKNKFI from the coding sequence ATGATATTGTTTGCTCGCGGATCAGAAAATGATATTCTTGATTCACAGATACTGAAGGAAGCGTTATTTACTTCTTTTGAAAAATTAGGAAATAAAAATAAAGTTCTTGCTATTCCTCCCGATTTTACTCGTTATCATTCACGTGCCGGAGAACTTACAACAATTTCTTATGAGTTTTATAAAAATAATTTAACTGATATTCTTCCGGCACTTGGAACTCATTTTGCAATGACGGAAAAAGAAATTAATAAAATGTTTCCGGGAATTCCGCATAATTTATTTCGAGTACATAATTGGAGAAATGATTTATTTACATTGGGAAAAGTTCCATCCGAATTTGTAAAAGAAGTTTCAGAAGGAAAAATTGATTATGATTGGCCGGCTCAAGTTAACAAACTAATTGTTGAAGGAAATTTCGATTTAATTCTTTCAATCGGACAAGTTGTTCCGCACGAAGTTGTGGGAATGGCAAATTATAATAAAAATATTTTTGTCGGAACCGGCGGAGCTGAAGGAATTAATAAAAGTCATTTTCTTGGGGCTGCATATGGAATGGAACGAATGATGGGCAGAGCCGATACACCGGTGAGAAAGGTTTTAAATTATGCTTCAGATAATTTTACCAAACAACTTCCAATTATTTATGTGCAAACAGTTGTTGGCAAAGATCAAACTGGTAAATTAGTTGTAAGAGGATTATATATTGGGGATGATTTTGAATGTTTTAAACTTGCCGCAGAATTATCTTTAAAAGTAAATTTTCAAATGCTGGATAATCCTTTAAAAAAAGTCGTAGTTTTTTTAGATCCATCAGAATTTAAATCAACTTGGCTTGGTAATAAAAGTATTTACAGAACCCGCATGGCTATTGAAGATGATGGCGAATTAATTGTACTTGCTCCGGGTTTAAGAGAGTTTGGTGAAGATCCCGGTATAGATAAATTAATTAGAAAATATGGATATGTAACAACTCCGGAAGTTTTGAAGTTTGTAAAAAATAATGATGATCTTAAAAATAATTTAAGTGCTGCTGCACATTTGATACATGGTTCATCTGAAGGAAGATTTAAAATATCTTACTGTCCTGGAAATATTTCTCAAAAAGAAATTGAAAGCGTAAATTTTAATTATGCTGATCTGAATGAAATGTTGAAAATTTATAATCCCGAAAAATTGAAAGATGGTTTTAACACAATGCCAAACGGAGAAGAAATATTTTACATTTCTAATCCGGCATTAGGTTTGTGGGCATGGAAAAATAAATTTATATAG
- the pdxB gene encoding 4-phosphoerythronate dehydrogenase PdxB produces the protein MANVKKKIIADDKIPFLKGVLEPFVDIEYYPGKEITNKIIKNADALITRTRTKCNKDLLDGSTIKLITTATIGYDHIDTKYCDENNIRWINAPGCNSSSVMQYITSALLTIAKKERINLFEKTIGIIGVGNVGSKIQKVAEILGMKILLNDPPRERKEGSEIFSSLKTIIDEADIITFHVPLNKVGIDKTYHLADDNFFNQLKKKPIIINSSRGEVVETNALKSAIKNKKISNVILDVWENEPNIDLELLNLIDFATPHIAGYSADGKAKGTSVCVNEINEYFNLGLEKNWYPKNIPLAKNGNEININCSNKEDQEIFFEIVELTYSIIEDDSRLRNSVTTFEKQRGDYPIRREFVNYYLNAENISDSTKTKLSILGFNFI, from the coding sequence ATGGCGAATGTAAAAAAAAAGATTATTGCAGATGATAAAATTCCATTTCTAAAAGGAGTACTGGAACCCTTTGTTGATATTGAATATTATCCCGGTAAAGAAATTACAAATAAAATTATAAAAAATGCAGACGCATTAATTACTCGAACAAGAACAAAATGTAACAAAGATTTACTTGATGGATCAACAATAAAATTAATTACAACTGCAACAATTGGATATGATCATATAGATACAAAATACTGTGATGAAAATAATATTAGATGGATAAACGCACCTGGGTGCAATTCATCATCTGTAATGCAATATATAACTTCTGCACTTTTAACAATTGCAAAAAAAGAAAGAATAAATTTATTTGAAAAAACTATTGGAATTATTGGTGTTGGTAATGTTGGAAGTAAAATTCAAAAAGTTGCAGAAATTTTAGGAATGAAAATTTTATTAAATGATCCACCACGAGAAAGAAAAGAAGGAAGCGAAATATTTTCCTCACTTAAAACAATAATTGATGAAGCTGATATTATTACTTTTCATGTGCCGTTAAATAAAGTTGGGATTGATAAAACATATCATTTAGCAGATGATAATTTTTTCAATCAACTAAAGAAAAAACCAATAATCATAAATTCTTCCCGCGGCGAAGTTGTTGAAACCAATGCTTTAAAATCTGCAATAAAAAATAAAAAAATTAGTAATGTAATTTTAGATGTTTGGGAAAATGAACCAAATATTGATTTGGAATTATTAAATTTAATTGATTTTGCAACCCCGCATATAGCCGGTTATTCAGCTGATGGTAAAGCTAAAGGAACATCGGTTTGTGTAAATGAAATAAATGAATATTTCAATTTGGGTTTGGAAAAAAATTGGTATCCCAAAAATATTCCTTTAGCCAAAAATGGAAATGAAATAAACATAAATTGTTCAAATAAGGAAGATCAAGAAATATTTTTTGAAATTGTTGAACTGACTTATTCAATTATTGAAGATGATTCTCGATTAAGAAATTCTGTTACAACGTTTGAAAAGCAACGCGGAGATTACCCGATTAGAAGAGAGTTTGTAAATTATTATTTAAATGCTGAGAATATTAGTGATTCAACAAAAACAAAATTATCCATTCTAGGATTTAATTTTATTTAA
- the gnd gene encoding decarboxylating NADP(+)-dependent phosphogluconate dehydrogenase, whose protein sequence is MEKKADIGIVGLAVMGENLVLNMESKGFTVAVYNRTVEKVESFMNGRGKEKNIIGAKSIEEFVGSLKSPRKVMLMVKAGKPVDAFIEQVIPHLEAGDIIIDGGNSHFPDTIKRTAFVESKGILYIGTGVSGGEEGALKGPSIMPGGSPKAWEHVRPIFQSISAKVSDGSPCCDWVGENGAGHFVKMVHNGIEYGDMQLITEVYQIMKDLLGMNADEMHEVFKKWNEGELDSYLIEITRDILAYKDEDNLPLVDKILDTAGQKGTGKWTGTAALDLGVPLTLIGEAVFARCLSAQKKERVEASKILSGPDPKFVGDKKEFIKDLERALYASKLVSYAQGYVLMKAAAEEYGWNLNNGGIALMWRGGCIIRSVFLGKIKEAFDRNPNLSNLLLDPFFKSKIEEAQDSWRKVISTSVLNGIWVPAMSTALNYFDGFRNERLPANLLQAQRDYFGAHTYERIDKPRGEFFHTNWTGRGGDTASSTYTV, encoded by the coding sequence ATGGAAAAAAAAGCTGACATTGGAATTGTGGGACTTGCTGTTATGGGCGAGAACCTTGTCTTGAATATGGAAAGTAAAGGATTTACCGTTGCTGTATATAATCGAACTGTTGAAAAAGTCGAAAGTTTCATGAACGGAAGAGGAAAAGAAAAAAACATTATTGGTGCAAAGTCTATCGAAGAATTTGTTGGTTCATTGAAATCCCCAAGAAAAGTTATGTTGATGGTTAAAGCCGGTAAACCGGTCGATGCATTTATTGAGCAAGTAATTCCTCATTTGGAAGCTGGTGACATAATAATCGATGGAGGAAATTCACATTTTCCGGATACAATAAAAAGAACTGCATTTGTTGAGAGCAAAGGTATATTATATATCGGAACGGGAGTTTCCGGAGGTGAAGAAGGTGCATTGAAGGGACCTTCCATAATGCCGGGCGGTTCACCAAAAGCTTGGGAACACGTAAGACCAATTTTCCAATCAATTTCTGCAAAAGTAAGTGATGGAAGTCCTTGTTGTGATTGGGTTGGTGAAAATGGCGCAGGCCATTTTGTTAAAATGGTACACAATGGAATTGAATATGGTGATATGCAGCTAATCACAGAAGTCTATCAAATTATGAAAGATTTGCTTGGAATGAATGCTGACGAAATGCATGAAGTTTTTAAGAAATGGAATGAAGGCGAATTGGATAGTTATTTAATAGAAATTACACGAGATATTCTTGCTTATAAAGATGAAGATAATTTGCCACTTGTTGATAAAATTTTAGATACTGCCGGACAAAAAGGAACTGGCAAATGGACCGGAACAGCCGCATTAGATTTGGGCGTTCCACTTACTCTTATTGGCGAAGCTGTATTTGCAAGATGTTTGTCAGCACAAAAAAAGGAAAGAGTTGAAGCATCAAAAATTTTAAGCGGACCAGATCCAAAATTTGTTGGCGATAAAAAAGAATTTATAAAAGATCTTGAAAGAGCTTTATACGCAAGTAAACTTGTTTCTTATGCACAAGGATATGTTTTAATGAAAGCTGCAGCTGAAGAATATGGATGGAATTTAAATAATGGGGGAATTGCGTTGATGTGGAGAGGCGGATGTATAATTCGTTCAGTATTTTTAGGCAAAATTAAAGAAGCATTTGATCGTAATCCAAATTTATCTAATTTATTGCTCGATCCGTTCTTTAAATCAAAAATTGAAGAAGCTCAAGATAGCTGGAGGAAAGTTATTTCAACTTCAGTACTGAATGGTATTTGGGTTCCGGCAATGAGTACGGCACTAAATTATTTTGATGGATTTAGAAATGAACGATTGCCGGCAAATTTATTACAAGCCCAGCGTGATTATTTTGGTGCACACACATATGAAAGAATTGATAAACCAAGAGGAGAATTTTTCCATACAAATTGGACCGGACGTGGTGGTGATACTGCATCATCGACTTATACTGTATAA
- the kduI gene encoding 5-dehydro-4-deoxy-D-glucuronate isomerase, with translation MEVRYSPDKIGFSYLSTDELRESFLIDSLFTKNQIPMVYSDVDRSITGSAVPVGKVLKLVATKKEMAADYFAERREIGIINIGGKGTITVDKINYTMNNRDAIYIGKGAKDISFKSTDSKNPAKFYFVSYPSHTSYPTKQIKLEDAVSVNLGSVSDSNKRTIHKYILPGKVETCQLVMGLTILDEGSVWNTMPAHTHQRRSEVYMYFNLRPESMVVHLLGEPSETRHVIIRNEQAVLSTSWSMHSGCGTQNYSFIWAMGGENQVFDDMDWIDMKELK, from the coding sequence ATGGAAGTTCGATATTCACCAGATAAAATCGGTTTTAGTTATCTCTCTACCGATGAATTAAGAGAAAGTTTTTTGATTGATTCGCTATTTACCAAAAATCAAATTCCGATGGTATATTCCGATGTTGATAGATCGATAACCGGTTCCGCAGTTCCGGTTGGCAAAGTATTAAAATTAGTTGCAACAAAAAAGGAAATGGCTGCCGATTATTTTGCAGAAAGAAGAGAAATTGGCATTATCAATATTGGTGGAAAAGGAACTATTACTGTTGATAAAATAAATTACACAATGAATAATCGTGATGCGATATATATAGGAAAGGGCGCAAAAGATATTTCTTTTAAAAGTACAGATTCAAAAAATCCGGCAAAATTTTATTTTGTAAGTTATCCCTCGCATACCTCTTATCCAACAAAACAAATAAAATTAGAAGATGCAGTTTCTGTAAATTTAGGAAGTGTATCTGATTCAAATAAAAGAACTATACATAAATATATTCTTCCTGGAAAAGTTGAAACATGCCAGCTTGTAATGGGCTTAACAATTCTAGATGAAGGAAGCGTTTGGAATACAATGCCTGCGCATACACATCAGAGACGCTCAGAAGTATATATGTATTTTAATTTACGTCCTGAATCAATGGTTGTACATTTACTTGGGGAACCCTCGGAAACAAGACATGTAATTATTCGTAATGAGCAAGCCGTGCTTTCAACAAGCTGGTCAATGCATTCCGGCTGCGGAACACAAAACTATTCATTTATTTGGGCAATGGGCGGTGAGAATCAAGTATTTGATGATATGGATTGGATTGATATGAAAGAGTTAAAATAA
- a CDS encoding MFS transporter, with amino-acid sequence MLGTKIELPKTEVEQKKKIGNYRWFIVALIFFATTINYVDRAVLGVLAPTLRSEIGWTDQEYGYISAAFTLAYAIGFLFAGWFIDKVGSKLGYTLYLTVWSLAAAAHALVKSTFGFGIARFALGIGESGNFPAAIKTVAEWFPRKERALATGIFNAGTNVGAVIAPLVVPWLALNWGWQSAFIVTGLAGLVWIIFWWPVYKKPSEHPKVSQAELAHIESDPPDPAVKISWSRLLQFKQTWAFSIVKFLTDAIWWFYLFWFPLFMNDRFGVDLKTIGIPMIIVYVLADFGSVGGGWLSSFLLKKNWTVNAARKIAMLICALLILPVAASPYVEDKWIAVILIGIAAAAHQGFSANIFTTTSDMFPRKAVGSVVGIGGFAGAMGGFIMNLGAGWLKQNTGSYEIMFAIAAVIYLIALLIMHLLVPRLEPAVIE; translated from the coding sequence ATGCTTGGAACAAAAATAGAATTACCAAAAACAGAAGTTGAACAAAAAAAGAAAATAGGTAATTACAGATGGTTCATTGTTGCTTTAATATTTTTTGCCACAACAATTAATTATGTAGATAGAGCAGTTTTGGGTGTTTTAGCACCAACGCTTAGATCTGAAATTGGTTGGACCGATCAAGAATATGGATACATTAGTGCTGCATTTACATTAGCCTACGCAATTGGTTTTCTTTTTGCCGGTTGGTTTATAGATAAAGTTGGATCAAAATTAGGTTATACTTTGTATTTAACAGTTTGGTCATTAGCAGCCGCAGCACATGCATTAGTTAAATCAACTTTTGGTTTTGGTATAGCACGATTTGCTTTGGGGATTGGCGAATCGGGGAATTTCCCGGCGGCAATTAAAACTGTTGCAGAATGGTTTCCCAGAAAAGAGAGGGCTTTAGCAACCGGAATATTTAATGCCGGAACAAATGTTGGGGCCGTAATTGCTCCATTGGTGGTTCCGTGGTTGGCATTAAATTGGGGATGGCAATCAGCTTTTATTGTTACCGGTTTAGCTGGTTTAGTTTGGATTATTTTTTGGTGGCCTGTTTATAAAAAACCATCAGAACATCCTAAAGTTTCACAAGCAGAATTAGCGCATATTGAAAGTGATCCACCTGATCCGGCAGTAAAAATATCATGGTCAAGATTATTGCAATTTAAGCAAACATGGGCGTTTTCAATAGTAAAATTTTTAACGGATGCAATATGGTGGTTTTATTTATTTTGGTTTCCGCTTTTTATGAATGATAGATTTGGAGTTGATTTAAAAACAATCGGAATACCAATGATTATTGTATATGTTCTTGCTGATTTTGGATCAGTCGGCGGAGGATGGTTAAGCTCATTTTTACTAAAGAAAAATTGGACTGTGAATGCCGCAAGAAAAATTGCAATGTTGATTTGCGCTTTATTAATTTTACCAGTTGCTGCGTCACCTTATGTTGAAGATAAATGGATTGCTGTAATTCTAATTGGTATTGCAGCCGCAGCACATCAAGGATTTTCTGCTAATATTTTTACAACTACTTCAGATATGTTCCCGAGAAAAGCAGTGGGTTCTGTTGTTGGTATCGGAGGCTTTGCCGGTGCAATGGGCGGTTTCATAATGAATTTAGGCGCCGGATGGTTAAAACAAAATACCGGAAGTTACGAAATTATGTTTGCCATTGCCGCAGTTATTTATCTAATTGCTTTACTAATAATGCATTTGTTGGTTCCAAGACTTGAACCGGCTGTAATTGAATAA
- a CDS encoding GHMP kinase → MIIESRAYARAGLLGNPSDGYFGKTISLIIKNFGAHISLYESPELIIEILDQDKNVFKNIYDLVDRIKLHGYYGGDRLIKASIKAFFDYCRENEIKIKNKNFSVRYNSSIPRQVGLAGSSAIITATMKALLKFFEVEISKEILPTLILSAEIKELNINAGLQDRVIQVYEGLVYMDFEKDFVDKNNHGKYEQLPIENLPKVYLAYKDSLGKISGVVLNDIASRYKRGDKLVIDTLNEIANCAAEGKDAIIKKDFKLLSELINRNFDLRTKIMNISEENFEMVEIARKCGASAKFAGSGGSIIGTYSNDEMLHKLIIELKKVNVRVVKPFIS, encoded by the coding sequence TTGATAATTGAATCAAGAGCATATGCAAGAGCCGGTTTACTCGGAAATCCTTCAGATGGATATTTTGGGAAAACAATATCGCTAATTATTAAAAATTTTGGTGCGCATATTTCTTTATATGAATCCCCAGAATTAATTATTGAGATTCTTGATCAAGATAAAAATGTATTTAAAAATATCTATGATCTTGTTGATAGAATTAAACTTCATGGATATTACGGCGGAGATAGACTAATAAAAGCAAGTATAAAAGCCTTCTTTGATTATTGCAGAGAAAATGAAATTAAAATTAAGAACAAAAATTTTTCCGTAAGATATAATTCTTCAATTCCAAGACAAGTTGGTTTAGCCGGCTCAAGTGCAATAATTACTGCTACAATGAAAGCTTTGCTTAAATTTTTTGAAGTAGAAATTAGCAAAGAAATTCTTCCCACACTTATTCTTTCTGCTGAAATTAAAGAACTAAACATTAATGCCGGACTTCAAGATAGAGTAATTCAAGTTTATGAAGGTTTAGTATATATGGATTTTGAGAAAGATTTTGTTGATAAAAATAATCATGGAAAATACGAGCAATTACCTATTGAAAATTTACCGAAAGTTTATTTAGCTTATAAGGATTCGTTAGGAAAGATTTCCGGTGTAGTGTTAAACGATATTGCAAGTCGATACAAGCGAGGTGATAAACTTGTTATTGATACACTTAATGAAATTGCAAATTGCGCTGCTGAAGGTAAAGATGCAATTATAAAAAAGGATTTTAAACTTCTTTCAGAATTAATTAACAGAAATTTCGACCTTCGTACAAAAATTATGAATATAAGTGAAGAAAATTTTGAGATGGTTGAAATTGCCCGTAAATGCGGGGCATCTGCAAAATTTGCGGGCTCAGGCGGTTCAATAATTGGTACTTATTCAAACGATGAAATGTTACATAAATTAATTATTGAATTAAAAAAAGTAAATGTAAGAGTAGTAAAACCATTTATTTCTTAG
- the galU gene encoding UTP--glucose-1-phosphate uridylyltransferase GalU, with translation MIKKAVIPAAGLGTRFLPATKAQPKEMLPIIDTPTIQYVVQEAVDSGIEDILIISGKGKRAIEDHFDRNFELEIALEEKNVQALNEIKNISDMAKIHYIRQKELKGLGDAIYHAKHHVGNEPFAVLLGDTVVRSVIPATQQLIDIYEQYKQIVIGVEQVPKEKVHRYGIVGGVKINDSLYQLNEMIEKPSIEEAPSNLAVASRYILTPDIFKALEETKAGKNNEIQLTDALKIFLSRGSVYSYTFEGKRYDIGDKLDYLKTTVEFGLIRKEFREEFLEFLKEIITKENGDKL, from the coding sequence ATGATTAAAAAAGCTGTAATTCCCGCAGCGGGACTTGGTACAAGATTTTTACCGGCAACCAAAGCACAACCAAAAGAAATGCTGCCTATTATTGATACGCCAACAATTCAATATGTTGTGCAAGAAGCTGTGGATTCCGGAATTGAAGATATTTTAATTATTTCCGGTAAAGGAAAAAGAGCAATTGAAGATCATTTTGATAGAAATTTTGAATTAGAAATTGCGCTCGAAGAAAAAAATGTGCAAGCACTAAATGAGATTAAGAATATTTCTGACATGGCGAAAATTCATTATATCCGACAAAAAGAATTAAAGGGTTTAGGCGATGCAATTTATCATGCAAAACATCATGTTGGTAATGAGCCATTCGCAGTTTTGTTGGGAGATACGGTTGTAAGATCAGTTATTCCAGCTACTCAACAATTAATTGATATTTATGAACAATACAAGCAAATCGTAATTGGTGTAGAGCAAGTTCCAAAAGAAAAAGTTCATAGATATGGAATTGTTGGCGGTGTAAAAATTAATGATTCACTTTATCAATTAAATGAAATGATAGAAAAACCAAGTATTGAAGAAGCGCCATCCAACTTAGCTGTAGCAAGTAGATATATTTTAACTCCCGATATTTTTAAAGCTTTGGAAGAAACTAAAGCCGGAAAGAATAATGAAATTCAACTAACGGATGCGTTAAAAATATTTCTATCAAGAGGTAGTGTTTATTCTTATACATTCGAAGGAAAACGCTATGATATTGGCGATAAACTTGATTATTTAAAAACTACGGTAGAATTTGGTTTAATAAGAAAAGAATTCAGAGAAGAATTTTTGGAATTTCTAAAGGAAATAATAACTAAGGAAAATGGAGACAAATTATGA
- a CDS encoding SDR family oxidoreductase, translated as MLDKFKLDGKVALVTGSNQGIGQMYAIALAEAGADIIGVSYTYDFAETEKLIKETGRNFKYYVSDFSNRDSLYEFIKNVKNDFEKIDILVNNAGTIMRKPISEHPDEYWDRVIEINLSAQFILTREFGRDMAERGYGKIVFIASLLSFQGGITVPGYAASKGGIKQITMSFANEWASKGVTVNAIAPGYIATENTKALREDAVRNKAILDRIPQGRWGTPEDLMGTIVFLSSDASNYLNGSVVTVDGGWMGR; from the coding sequence ATTTTAGATAAATTCAAATTAGATGGAAAAGTTGCATTAGTAACCGGTTCAAATCAAGGTATTGGACAAATGTATGCAATTGCGTTAGCAGAAGCAGGCGCTGATATTATAGGTGTTTCATACACCTATGATTTTGCAGAAACAGAAAAATTGATAAAAGAAACCGGAAGAAATTTTAAATATTATGTAAGTGATTTTTCAAACCGAGACTCACTTTATGAATTTATCAAAAATGTAAAAAATGATTTTGAAAAAATAGATATTCTTGTAAACAATGCCGGAACAATAATGAGAAAACCAATTTCAGAACATCCGGATGAATATTGGGATAGAGTAATTGAAATAAATTTATCCGCACAATTTATTTTAACTCGTGAGTTTGGCAGAGATATGGCAGAAAGAGGTTATGGAAAGATTGTATTTATTGCATCATTACTTTCTTTCCAAGGTGGAATTACGGTTCCAGGCTATGCTGCATCAAAAGGTGGAATTAAACAAATCACAATGTCGTTTGCAAATGAGTGGGCTTCAAAAGGAGTAACTGTAAATGCTATTGCTCCGGGTTATATTGCCACTGAAAATACAAAAGCATTAAGAGAAGATGCTGTAAGAAATAAGGCTATTTTAGATAGAATTCCGCAAGGAAGATGGGGAACGCCGGAAGATTTAATGGGAACAATAGTTTTCTTAAGTTCAGACGCATCAAATTATTTAAACGGAAGTGTGGTTACTGTTGACGGCGGCTGGATGGGAAGATAA
- a CDS encoding PDC sensor domain-containing protein: MKNKKLHLIEILLLIILFSTHNFSQETPESVINLTKTKLINWASSNKIISSINDQNAKNLSLDKIKDLDKKWTSTSGLDDFMNQILNNDCSQFLKNLRKENSFIVEAFVMDNKGANVAMTNKTSDYWQGDEDKFIKSFNNGNGKIHYGKVTFDESTQTYLIQVSVPVLENNKTIGVVTFGIDYGKFK, translated from the coding sequence ATGAAAAACAAAAAACTTCATTTAATAGAAATTTTGTTGCTTATAATTTTATTTTCTACTCATAATTTTTCTCAAGAAACTCCAGAATCTGTAATCAATTTAACAAAAACTAAATTAATCAATTGGGCATCTTCAAATAAAATAATTTCTTCAATTAATGATCAAAATGCCAAAAATTTGTCTTTAGATAAAATTAAAGATTTAGATAAAAAATGGACATCAACTTCTGGATTAGATGATTTTATGAATCAGATTTTAAATAATGATTGTTCACAATTTTTGAAAAATCTTCGTAAAGAAAATAGTTTTATTGTTGAAGCTTTTGTGATGGATAATAAAGGTGCAAATGTTGCAATGACCAATAAAACAAGCGATTATTGGCAAGGTGATGAAGATAAGTTTATAAAAAGTTTTAATAATGGGAACGGAAAAATTCACTATGGGAAAGTAACTTTTGATGAGAGTACGCAAACATATTTGATTCAAGTTTCAGTGCCGGTTTTGGAAAACAACAAAACAATTGGAGTTGTAACATTTGGAATTGATTACGGAAAATTTAAATAA